A portion of the Rhodococcus pseudokoreensis genome contains these proteins:
- a CDS encoding CsbD family protein: MAENNSGPAEAVKGVVEDVKGKAKEAAGAVTGQDDLTREGKAQQDKAAAQREAAAKEAEAEKARGKAEAQEARQRAEQ; this comes from the coding sequence ATGGCCGAGAACAACAGCGGACCGGCAGAGGCCGTCAAGGGCGTCGTCGAAGACGTCAAGGGCAAAGCGAAGGAAGCCGCGGGCGCGGTGACCGGTCAGGACGACCTCACCCGCGAGGGCAAAGCGCAGCAGGACAAAGCCGCCGCCCAGCGCGAGGCCGCCGCGAAGGAAGCCGAAGCGGAGAAGGCCCGCGGCAAGGCCGAGGCGCAGGAAGCACGCCAGCGCGCCGAACAGTGA
- a CDS encoding Dps family protein, with translation MSKFTVPGLSDEQGARVADILQKRLSAYNDLHLTLKHVHWNVVGPNFIGVHEMIDPQVELVRGYADAVAERIAALGKSPDGTPAAITRDRTWDDYSVNRDTAQAHLGALDLVYSGVVEDNRKAIAETGDLDPITEDLLIGQTGELEKFQWFVRAHLENSGGSLSTNGAHSEKQAASQAR, from the coding sequence ATGTCGAAGTTCACCGTGCCAGGTCTTTCCGACGAGCAGGGAGCGCGAGTCGCCGACATCCTGCAGAAGCGGCTCAGCGCCTACAACGATCTGCATCTGACGCTCAAGCACGTTCACTGGAATGTGGTGGGTCCGAACTTCATCGGCGTACACGAGATGATCGACCCTCAGGTCGAGTTGGTGCGCGGCTACGCAGACGCGGTTGCCGAACGCATCGCCGCCCTGGGGAAGTCGCCCGACGGCACACCGGCCGCCATCACACGCGACCGCACGTGGGACGACTACTCGGTGAACCGCGACACGGCGCAGGCGCACCTCGGTGCCCTCGACCTCGTGTACAGCGGCGTCGTCGAGGACAACCGCAAGGCGATCGCCGAAACCGGCGACCTCGACCCGATCACCGAGGACCTCCTCATCGGCCAGACCGGCGAACTAGAGAAGTTCCAGTGGTTCGTGCGCGCCCACCTCGAGAACTCCGGCGGCAGCCTCTCCACCAATGGCGCGCACTCCGAGAAGCAGGCCGCCTCGCAAGCGCGCTGA
- a CDS encoding DNA topoisomerase IB: protein MRLRHSDPSSQGIRRRRRGRGFSYETPDGSSTVSDDDRARIDALVIPPAWRKVWICPHANGHIQAVGVDAAGRRQYLYHERWRQERDEEKYDRVLSLAARLPEWREHVGEALRRRGRGRYRVEAVALRMLDRGVLRIGGEEYAEEHGSRGVATLLREHVTVRADEVQLDFPAKSGVQRTLAFEDAALATALRSLLRADAPPSDRLLVYRRGGACFEVHADDVNARFKDVAGDEYTVKDLRTWHATVIAAVAFADIGAASSKRARSSAETEVMREVAGVLGNTPQVARTSYVDPRVITAFDSGHTIASALRRARRASSEDAEREVVERAVIRLLGR, encoded by the coding sequence ATGCGATTGCGCCACAGCGATCCGTCCTCGCAGGGCATTCGCCGGCGACGGCGGGGCCGGGGCTTCTCGTACGAGACGCCCGACGGGTCGTCCACGGTGTCGGATGACGACAGGGCTCGGATCGACGCTCTGGTCATCCCGCCTGCCTGGCGGAAGGTGTGGATATGCCCGCACGCGAACGGTCATATTCAGGCGGTCGGTGTGGATGCCGCGGGACGCCGCCAGTACCTGTACCACGAACGGTGGCGGCAGGAACGCGACGAGGAGAAATACGACCGGGTGCTGTCGCTCGCCGCGCGCCTGCCGGAATGGCGGGAGCACGTGGGGGAAGCGCTGCGGCGCCGAGGCAGAGGGAGGTACCGCGTCGAGGCGGTCGCGCTGCGGATGCTCGATCGCGGTGTCCTGCGGATCGGCGGCGAGGAGTACGCCGAGGAGCACGGTTCACGGGGTGTCGCGACACTGCTGCGCGAACACGTCACCGTGCGGGCCGACGAAGTGCAACTCGACTTCCCGGCCAAGAGCGGGGTTCAGCGGACTCTGGCGTTCGAAGACGCCGCCCTCGCGACCGCCCTGCGTTCGCTATTGCGTGCGGACGCGCCGCCGAGCGATCGGCTTCTCGTCTATCGCAGGGGCGGCGCGTGTTTCGAGGTACATGCCGACGACGTCAATGCCCGGTTCAAGGACGTGGCGGGGGACGAGTACACGGTCAAGGATCTTCGGACCTGGCACGCGACCGTGATAGCCGCGGTGGCGTTCGCGGACATCGGTGCGGCCTCGTCGAAGCGGGCCCGCAGTTCCGCGGAAACCGAGGTGATGCGCGAGGTCGCGGGCGTGTTGGGCAATACCCCGCAGGTCGCGCGGACGTCCTACGTCGATCCGCGGGTGATCACCGCGTTCGACTCGGGGCACACCATCGCGTCGGCGTTGCGACGAGCCCGGCGGGCGTCGTCGGAGGACGCCGAGCGGGAAGTGGTGGAGAGGGCGGTGATCCGGTTGCTGGGGCGATGA
- a CDS encoding DinB family protein, whose product MTDPKADLHDYLQAARDALLWKLDGLSEYDIRRPMTATGTNLLGLVKHLTGVEIGYFGAPFGRAVEFPPWVTDDAENNVDMWATADESRDHVLGLYRKVWKHTDATIRALPLDAPGRIPHWPEDRRDVTLHRILVHVIAETHRHAGHADIVRELVDGTVGLRADNDNLPTADRTWWENYRARLERTAREAGQG is encoded by the coding sequence TTGACCGATCCGAAGGCGGACCTCCACGACTATCTCCAGGCCGCACGGGATGCCCTGCTCTGGAAGCTGGACGGGTTGTCCGAGTATGACATCCGCCGACCGATGACCGCGACCGGCACGAACCTGCTGGGGCTGGTCAAACACCTGACCGGAGTAGAGATCGGCTACTTCGGGGCGCCCTTCGGCCGAGCCGTGGAATTCCCGCCGTGGGTGACCGACGACGCCGAAAACAATGTGGACATGTGGGCGACCGCCGACGAGTCCCGCGACCACGTCCTCGGCCTGTATCGCAAGGTATGGAAGCACACGGACGCCACCATCCGCGCGCTGCCACTCGACGCGCCCGGCCGGATACCGCACTGGCCGGAAGACCGCCGCGACGTCACGCTCCATCGGATTCTCGTGCACGTGATCGCCGAGACTCACCGGCACGCGGGGCACGCCGACATCGTCCGGGAACTCGTCGACGGGACTGTCGGACTGAGAGCGGACAACGACAACTTGCCTACAGCAGATCGCACGTGGTGGGAGAACTACCGGGCCCGCCTCGAACGGACGGCGCGGGAAGCCGGCCAGGGCTGA
- a CDS encoding cold-shock protein, giving the protein MSAGDTLPARPSTALLTGTVRWFNADQGFGFLAPADGSDDVFVHVSEIAGDGHRILVDGQRVSFTVCRTDTGNQARDVRIA; this is encoded by the coding sequence ATGAGCGCCGGCGACACACTGCCCGCCCGCCCGTCGACGGCTCTGCTGACCGGCACGGTGCGATGGTTCAACGCCGACCAGGGTTTCGGGTTCCTCGCCCCGGCCGACGGATCCGACGACGTCTTCGTCCACGTCTCCGAAATTGCCGGAGACGGTCACCGCATCCTCGTCGACGGGCAGCGCGTCAGCTTCACCGTCTGCCGCACCGACACCGGCAACCAGGCACGCGACGTCCGGATCGCCTGA
- a CDS encoding SigB/SigF/SigG family RNA polymerase sigma factor translates to MSPVSERSERHRPGRDDYKDVAPAVARLRTLEESSGEASALRDEIITRCLPLADHIARRFGGRGEAHEDLLQVARLGLVKAVDRFDPDRGFDFVSYAVPTIMGEVRRYFRDTGWSMRVPRRMQELHALIAKAVDELSQELGRSPSASEIAAELELDVREVSEGLLAKNAYQTLSMDAAMGDDPDDLPLAETLGEEDPELANVESHASVRPALEKLPPLERRVLMLRFFGSMTQTEIAQRVGVSQMQVSRILARTLSGLREQLGGG, encoded by the coding sequence GTGTCACCGGTTTCGGAACGCAGCGAACGGCACCGTCCCGGCAGAGACGACTACAAGGACGTGGCGCCCGCGGTGGCGCGCCTGCGCACCCTGGAGGAGTCGTCCGGGGAGGCGTCCGCGCTGCGCGACGAGATCATCACCCGTTGTCTCCCGCTGGCCGATCACATCGCCCGCCGGTTCGGCGGTCGCGGCGAGGCACACGAGGACCTGCTTCAGGTCGCGCGGCTCGGGCTGGTGAAGGCGGTCGACCGCTTCGACCCGGACCGCGGCTTCGATTTCGTGTCCTACGCGGTGCCCACGATCATGGGTGAGGTTCGCCGGTACTTCCGGGACACCGGGTGGTCGATGCGGGTGCCCCGGCGCATGCAGGAACTCCACGCGTTGATCGCCAAGGCCGTCGACGAGTTGTCGCAGGAACTGGGGCGGTCGCCGTCGGCGAGTGAGATCGCCGCCGAACTCGAACTCGACGTCCGGGAAGTGTCCGAGGGCCTGCTCGCGAAGAATGCCTACCAAACTTTGTCGATGGATGCGGCCATGGGAGATGACCCCGACGACCTTCCCCTCGCCGAGACACTCGGCGAGGAGGACCCGGAGCTCGCGAACGTGGAGAGTCACGCCTCGGTGCGGCCGGCGCTGGAGAAACTTCCGCCGCTCGAACGCCGAGTGCTGATGTTGCGCTTCTTCGGATCGATGACGCAGACGGAAATTGCGCAGCGCGTGGGCGTCTCACAGATGCAGGTCTCGCGGATCCTGGCACGCACCCTGTCCGGGCTGCGGGAGCAGTTGGGCGGCGGCTGA
- a CDS encoding DUF6328 family protein — protein MDSGGPERDDADWNYRARHETETQRLDRNWSGLLQELRVVQTGVQLLTGFLLTLPFQQRFEDLSDSEVAIYLATVALSVTSTMLLVAPVGLHRMLFRRHALPELVAASHRLAICGIATLGLALIGVVALIFSFVISPLAGGVAAAAALVMFCGLWGFAAVLQSRHR, from the coding sequence ATGGACAGTGGAGGACCGGAGCGCGACGACGCGGACTGGAATTACCGCGCCCGCCACGAGACGGAGACTCAGCGGCTCGACCGGAACTGGAGCGGGCTTCTCCAGGAACTACGGGTCGTGCAGACCGGTGTGCAACTCCTCACCGGCTTCCTGCTGACGCTGCCATTCCAGCAACGTTTCGAGGACCTCTCGGACAGCGAGGTCGCCATCTATCTGGCGACGGTCGCCCTCTCGGTGACGTCGACCATGCTGCTGGTCGCGCCCGTCGGTCTGCACCGCATGCTCTTCCGCAGGCACGCACTCCCGGAACTCGTCGCAGCCTCGCATCGGCTCGCGATCTGCGGCATCGCCACCCTGGGCCTTGCACTGATCGGTGTGGTGGCGTTGATCTTCAGCTTCGTGATCTCCCCTCTCGCCGGAGGCGTCGCCGCCGCAGCGGCACTGGTCATGTTCTGCGGACTCTGGGGTTTCGCCGCGGTCCTGCAGTCGCGGCATCGGTGA
- a CDS encoding GlsB/YeaQ/YmgE family stress response membrane protein gives MLGLGILGWIIIGGLAGWIGSKIMKTDAQMGIILNIVVGIVGGLLGGFILSLFGTDVEGGGLWFSFFTCLLGAVILLFLVKLVTGRR, from the coding sequence GTGCTAGGACTGGGAATTCTGGGCTGGATCATCATCGGCGGTCTCGCCGGATGGATCGGCAGCAAGATCATGAAGACCGACGCCCAGATGGGGATCATCCTCAACATCGTCGTCGGAATCGTCGGCGGACTCCTCGGCGGCTTCATCCTCAGCCTCTTCGGCACCGACGTCGAAGGCGGCGGTCTCTGGTTCAGCTTCTTCACCTGCCTCCTCGGCGCGGTGATACTCCTGTTCCTGGTCAAGCTCGTGACCGGGCGACGTTAG
- a CDS encoding ATP-binding protein, with protein sequence MAEVDEVRRMKTRSGVPVELRVAAEFEQLPVVRAVAETLAVLGDFTLDDVADIKLAVDEVCSELIAATPGSAELTCSFAVTETGLHVTISAPLSRRGVPNRESFGWHVLETLMNAVSVSEGPVGNGSVERTVAVELVKYRGTN encoded by the coding sequence ATGGCCGAGGTCGACGAGGTTAGACGAATGAAAACGAGATCCGGTGTGCCCGTGGAACTTCGTGTGGCGGCGGAGTTCGAACAATTGCCTGTGGTGCGCGCCGTGGCGGAAACTCTCGCCGTTCTGGGAGACTTCACGCTCGACGACGTCGCCGATATCAAACTCGCCGTGGACGAGGTGTGTTCGGAACTGATCGCGGCTACGCCGGGAAGTGCCGAACTGACGTGCTCCTTCGCCGTGACGGAAACCGGGTTGCACGTGACGATCAGTGCACCCCTCAGCCGACGCGGAGTGCCCAACCGGGAGAGTTTCGGGTGGCACGTGCTCGAGACGTTGATGAATGCGGTGTCGGTGTCGGAGGGGCCCGTCGGCAACGGGTCCGTCGAACGGACCGTGGCGGTGGAACTGGTCAAATACCGGGGCACCAACTAG